One part of the Methanobacterium sp. genome encodes these proteins:
- a CDS encoding TetR/AcrR family transcriptional regulator has product MSKETEEIIRDTALKIFAEEGYVGAKTRVIAESSGFSEMTLFRKFKTKENLFNAILMEQKEYLLGEASLLFSANKTGNPVESFKLLIQHVYKLMEENFHFISLYINERRRLSESILDEFVICLSHQIELKFPNTKINAKVFAFNILSFLYLLIFDKYRNYSFRDHKKALNEFIENCTLVLTA; this is encoded by the coding sequence ATGAGTAAAGAGACAGAAGAAATAATAAGGGACACAGCACTTAAAATTTTTGCAGAAGAAGGTTATGTAGGAGCTAAAACCCGTGTAATTGCTGAAAGTTCTGGTTTCAGTGAGATGACCCTTTTTAGAAAATTTAAAACCAAAGAAAATCTTTTTAATGCAATTTTAATGGAGCAGAAGGAATATTTATTAGGAGAAGCTTCTCTTCTTTTCAGTGCTAATAAAACAGGAAATCCAGTGGAATCTTTTAAACTTTTAATCCAGCATGTATACAAATTAATGGAAGAAAACTTCCATTTTATAAGCTTGTACATTAATGAACGGCGCAGGTTATCTGAAAGTATCCTCGATGAATTCGTGATTTGCCTAAGTCACCAGATTGAACTGAAATTTCCAAATACAAAAATAAACGCCAAAGTATTTGCTTTTAATATCTTATCCTTTCTTTATCTCCTTATTTTTGATAAATACAGGAACTATTCATTTAGGGACCATAAAAAAGCTCTAAATGAATTTATAGAAAACTGTACCCTTGTTTTAACAGCGTGA